The stretch of DNA GTTGAATTTAGACAGTTTGGATTTGACCCATCTGTGGGTGGCAATATTGAGGATTGTCATTTTAGTATGAAGACCGTAAAGTTTCATGTAGATATCCCAAGCTTGTGTCATGTGATGTTGTTCCACCTTTACGTAGTCATCTGCGCTTGGTACGCGAGGAGATCCATACCCGAAACTTCCATTATCCCTGAATGCTAACAAATACCCTAAATCATCCCAGCAAGTATCCCATGTTATGCAAGCATTGCGAGCAAGTGACAGTGCATTACAGAAGTTGTTTAGGTTTTTGTGTAAATTAAAATAGGAATGATCTCCGATTGAAGAGGTAATTTTTTTCTGAATACCCGATCTGTTTGACGGTTTGTAAAGTGCAGGTTGGATCGTAGAATCAATGGTCAGGATGGCACGATTACGAAGTTTTCCTATTCCATCGTGATTGTATATTGAATGGGGTATGAGTGCCAATAGTTCTTCAGTAGTGTTTGGCAGAGGCATGATTTCCATACCTTCTAAATTCACAGGTTCATCGGGCAACATTTTTTTGAACAATACTTTTACTTTGTAACGTATTGGTTCACCCGATATCCAACCAAACAATACTTTTGCTACAGTTTCTGGACCGAGAATTACAGATGCTTTAATAAGTGTTCGAGTGAAATCTATCAATGAGGGGGTTGCCATACCACCTGTTAAAGAAACTAAACCGCTGCCAATGGTATCACTTTCATAGTCTATGTATTGGCTTAATAATGGGCGAAGTTTGTTAGCAAGTTGCTCAAGGAAACTTTCAGATAAAATAGCTTTTGCATAGCCAACAATATAAAAGTTGTTATGTTCAGGTAGAGTATCAGATTGTTTATTTGGTTCATTATATGATTGTATTAGAGTTTTACACGAAATACTTTTGCTTGGTATTTCTATATGAAACTTTTTTGTTTTCTTCACTGCTTCAGTGAGAATTTGGATAGTTTCTGATTGCGTTACTATATGTTGATTATTTGTTGTTTCCTTCACTTTACATAACCATATGCCCATTCTTTTTGTTCATACGCCGCAGACCGCTCAGGGTTAGCGTATTGCTCTTAACTTTGTTGCAAGGTCCGCAAAGCAAAATCCGGTTAGAGATGTGATTGATACCACCATCGGCGCGGGGCGTGTTGTGGTCAAGTTCCAAATAGCGCGGGTCATCAAATGTCCGGTCACACCCTTGGCATTTCATGCCGTTTTGTTCTATAAGAAAATCAACCATCTGCGCCCTGCTCATACGCGATCCCTCTGGCTCGTAGACCTTCTTAACTGTGACCATGTAAGGCGCGTCTGTCTCTCCCTCGTCAGTACGTTCCGGCGGGGTTTCAATTAGGTGAATTTGCCCCTTGTTGAACAAGCCGGTTTTTTTACCTTCCGGCGAGATAAGTCCCTCTTGCGTCAGACGATCAATAACCTGCTTATGCGCGGTCTTCCAAATGTCTATGCCAACCCATTGACGACCAAGCCGCTCGGCGGCAATCGGGGTTGTCGCACACCCGCAGAACGGGTCAAGCACCATATCACCCTTTTGTGATGAAGCTTGAATGATTCGCTCATAAAGCGCGAGCGGCTTTTGTGTAGGGTATCCAGTGCGCTCCGGGTCTTTTTGTTGAAGATGATTGATACCCAGCCAAACATCGGACGGCAAAACAGGCTCATCATCGTAATATCTGTATTCCTTACCTGCAGACTTAATAGTTCGGTAGACCCTTCCGTCTTTATCCACATTCTTTTTCAGATTGTTCCATTTTTCCAATTTCTGACCGCACAGAGAACACTCATTTCTCGGAATGGAGATAGCGTCACCATTGAAGACTTTTTTCTTGTGATTTTTCGCATACCAAAACAACACATCATGCTTTTTGGGAAGAAAGTTCTTCGCTCTGCCCCCGCTTTCGTAATGCCATATAACCTCATTGATGAAGTTCTTTCTACCAAAGATGCCGTCCATGACCATTTTGAGATAGTGGGAAGCGGTAGGGTCGCAATGCAGATAAATCGAGCCACTGTCTTTCAAAACCCGCCGCATACCAATCAAACGCACCGCCATAAAGCAGAGGAACGCCCCCATGTCATCACCATAGGTTTTTCTTGAGTTCTCAATTGCCTCCATGACTTGTGGCCAGTCATCATTGATTTGATCCAGCCAAGATTCATGAACATCGCGCTTCCATGACCAGCGGTCTTGGAAGGACGCGCCCTTGGCGAGAGAGTCAGGGGTTGCGTGAAAGTCCCGCCCCTTGTTAAACGGCGGGTCGGTTGCTATCAGGTCAACGGACTGCGAGTTCATAGCCCGCAGGAAGTCCAGATTGTCGCCGTGAAAGAGTGTTCGGTTTTTGAAGTTTGCTGATGTATTACTCATATTCTTAACCTCATTAGCATGAAGACTTCAGCAAGTGTATGGCAAGCAACTGCTTAAGTCCTCACAGTTTACCACCCTAAAGAACTTTTTAGAAACTCTTGAAAACTTCTTCAATCCACCTTAAAGTTTTACCAAACGGGGGGCAATACTTTAATGGCATTCAGCGAAAGGAAAGTGGCCGAGATGGCGGCCTACTTTCTCCTTAAAACCGAAAAGGGGATTATGCCCCACTTGAAGTTGATGAAACTTCTATACCTTTCAGACAGAGAATGTTTCCGGCAACACGGCTTCTCAATGTCAGAAGACAAGATGGTCTCAATGCCCTACGGTCCCGTTCTTTCCGAAACCCTGAACTTGATAAATGGTGTTTGTCAGTCAACTCCAAATGGATGGGACAGCCTGATTTCGGACAAAGAGAATCATCAAGTCTCAGTTGACCCTAAAGTAAGTGTTGATGACTTACTTGAACTCAGCAGAGCGGAGATTGAGACAATGGATTCAGTTTGGGACAAGTTTGGGAGTATGAACCAGTGGGATATCGTGAACTACACTCATAATCACTGCCCCGAATGGGAAGACCCCGAAGGCTCTTCCCGCCCGATTGAACTTGACACTCTTTTCAAGGCGCTCGGTTTCAGCAAGATTCAGGCAAAAGCGCTAAAAGAACAGATAGCGGAACAGGAAGCCATAGACAGGATTTTTTCCGGTAGGTAGGGCGGTTGGTTGTCAAAGTTGTTTATCCCAATCAGGGGAGCAACTTATCTGTTGCCTACACCCGCAGAAAATGACCCGCATTCAAAACATCTTTTTGTTCAACTTACCAAACCCGTAAAACAACACGGTCACGAAATGGTTCTTCTGACATCATTTTCCACGAAGCGTCAGGGAGGTCGTTATGATAAAACTCGTATTATCGCAAAAGGTGAGAACAAGTTTCTCCGTCACGAAAGTTATGTTGACTACAAATACACCAAGATAGAGTCTGTTAAGGAGATCAGGGAACTGATTGAAACCGGAGAAGCAGAGTATAAGGAAGGTATGATTGAAGAAAAACTGGTTGAGTGGATATGTGAAGGTCTTTTTAAGTCAAAATACACTCCGAAGAAGGCGTTAGAGTTCTACAAATACGCAACCTCCAAGTAACTACCTCCTGACCATACCCGCTATTTTCCCCATCTCCTCAATTCCCAACCCCTTCGCCCCCGCAACAAACACCGCCCCGGCAACCGCAAGCGCCGCCGCAAGCGCAACCTCCTGAGGCGCGGCGGGGGAGGCGGCCTCATAAACAACCTTTGCCATAACCCCCGCTCCCGCTGACACCGCCGCAACCTTTACGCACCACACCCCGAACCCCCGCCCCGTTGCCTCTCCCACCCTGCCGCGCAACAGGCTCAGAAGAAGCAGGAAGTTAACCGCCGCCGACACCGAACTTGCAAGGGCAAGCCCCGTGTGCTTCAACCCGAACACAAATCCGAGCAGATATCCGAGCGCGAGATTGACCAAAAGCGCAACCGCCGCTATGCGGGCGGGGGTTCTTGTGTCCTTCAGGGCGAAAAATGCGGGCGCGGTTACCCTCATTCCCGCCACCGCCCACAGACCTGCGGCGTATCCCACAAGGGCTTGGGAGGAAAAAAGCGCGTCCGAACCCGTGAACTCCCCCCTCTCAAACAAAACCGAGCAGATTGGAGCGGCAAGAGCAATAAGCGCGGCAAGCGCGGGGACGGTTACAAAAAACGTCATCCTCAACAAAGAGCCGTAATGCTCCCTGAAACCGTCCATGTCCCCCTCAGCCGCGCGCGCCGACAGGCGGGGAAGCAAAGCGGTGGCTATGGCGACCGCGCCTATGCCCAGCGGGAACTCCGTCAGCCGTTCCGCAAAATACAGATACGACACCGTTCCCCTGTCCATGTGGGAGGCGTATTGAGTGTTGACAATGATGTTGATGTTGTAAACCGCCACGCCGAAAAGCTGGGGCAACATCAAGGCGCCGATTGTTTTCAGCAGGGCGGAGTGCTTGAAAATGTTGACAAAGCCGGGGGAGAGGCCGCGCAAGCGGAGAAACGGCACGTTTATAAAACTCTGCAACGCGCCGCCCGCAAGCACTCCCAGCCCCGCCGCAATTGCGGGGTCGCCCCAACTGCCGTGAAAGATTACAAGGGCCGCAATGAACGCGATGTTGAACAGCAGAGGCGCGATTGCGGGGGCGAAAAAATGCCCGGCGGAATTGAGAGCGCCCATTGAAACGGCGGCCACGGAGACAAATATCAGATAGGGAAACACCAGCCGCAGCAAATCGGTTGTGAGCGAGAAGGTTTCCGCATCAAAACCCGAAGCGAAAAGGCGCGTGATTTGAGGGGCGAAGACCAGCCCCAGCGCGGCGGTCAGCGCGGCGGCGGCGGCAAGGGCGGTAAAAACGGCGGAAAAACCCTCGCGCGCCCCGGCGGGGCCGCCGGTTTTGAGTTTTTCCGTGAAAACCGGAATGAACGCCGCCGACAGCATCCCCTCGGCGAAAAGCCGCCTGAGAAGGTTGGGTATGCGGAACGCCACATAAAACGCATCGCTCTGCGCGCCCGCGCCTAAAAAATAGGCGATGGCAACATCCCTGCCGTAACCGGCGACCCTGCTCGCAAAAGTCAGCCCGCCGACCGTTCTCCAGTCCCTCAACGCGCCCTTGCCGGGGTCAGCCGTCTCTCTCACCGCGTCTCCACAAAATCAAAGTCAACCTCGCTCCGCGCCCTCTCAAGGGCGTCTCGCGCCTCTTGCGCAAGTCCGCGCGTGGAAAAAACCCTGATGACCGGGTCGGACGGATTCTCCTCGCTTATCCACATCAGGTGCGAGTATCCGCCGAGGATTGAGTTGAATACCACGTTGTCTTTTCTGTTTTTGAGTTTTACGCTGAAGACTTTCAAACTGCTCCCCCGCTCTGCTGTTGCCTTGAGAGGACGGCAAGCATTATACTAACGGGCAATCAGATGAAAAACGCCTCATTTTCAACAGACAATGCGTGTTGCCACAGTCCGGTGATGCTTGATGAGGTGATATCCCACCTTCGCCCCGAACGGGGCGGCCTTGAACGGGGCGGTCTGTTTGTGGACGCGACCGTGGGAACGGGGGGGCATTCGGAGGCGATAATGTCGTCCGCGGACGCCGGGGCGCGGCTCGTCGGACTGGACGCCGACCCGGACGCCGCGCGCGCCTCGGCAAAGCGGCTTGAGCCTTTCGGCGACAGGGTTTCAATCGTCAACGCCAACTTCTCGGACATAGAAAATGTGCTTGAAAAACACGGCGCAAAAGGAGCGGACGGCATAGTGGCGGACCTCGGCGTGTCGTCCCGTCAAATCTTTGCGGGCGGAAGGGGCTTCAGTTTCCGCGCGGACGAGCCGCTTGACATGAGGATGGACACATCGCTCAAAACCACAGCGGCGGACATCGTTAACACGGCGGGCGCAAAGGAGCTTGCCGCGATATTCAGGGGCCTTGGCGAAGAAAGGTTCGCGGGCGCGGTTGCCTCCGCCATAGTGAAAAGCCGCGAAAAAGAGCCCGTGCTCACCGCCCGCGCCCTCGGTCTTATAGTTTCGGACGCGATTCCCAAAAAATTTCACCCGCCCCGCACACACCCCGCGACCAGAACTTTTCAGGCGCTCAGAATCAAGGTGAATGACGAGATGGGCGCGCTCAAAACATTTATGGAAAAAGCGCCGGCGCTTTTGAACGCCGGGGCGCGGCTGGTAGTCATCTCGTTCCATTCGCTTGAAGACAGGGTGGTAAAACGCGCTTTCAGTTTTTTCAGTTCGGATTGCGTCTGCCCGCCGGGGCTTCCACAGTGCGGGTGCGGAAAGACAAAGACGCTCAAGGTGGTTACGAAAAAACCCGTGAAACCGTCCGGGGGCGAGGTGGAACGAAACCCCCGGGCGCGGAGCGCCAGGGTGAGGGCGGCGGAGAGGGTTTAGTCCGGTGGGGGTAAAAAACGCTGACGCAAGGCGGCGGTGGCTTTTTCTGAAAAGGGCCTCCCTGTTTTTCAAAATTGCGGTTGTCGCGGCGGTCGTTATGGCCGCGCTTGCCGGGTATGTGCGCTTCAGGGTTGAGTGGCATACGCTTGCGCGGGAAAACGCCATGCTGATTGAAGAGGAGGAACGCCTGACGGAGGAGGTCGCCAAGGCGCAGTTGCGCTACAATGAGGTGTTTTCAAGCGGGCGGCTGACCGAGGCGGCGCGGAAAAGAGGGTTTCGCGAGCCCCGCCGCAGGGATTACATATACGAGTCGGAGGGGGCGGGCAGATGACGGGGCGCGGCAGGGCGCGGGTCGGGCGCGGCGGCTTTTCAAGGCGCGTCCGGGTGTGCCTTGTGATTTTCGGGGCGCTGTTTGCGGTCGTCCTATACAGGGCGTTTGACCTTCAGTTCCTAAACACCGGCAAGGCGAAGCGGTGGGCGCGCATACAGCAGGTTGACTACCACACCCCCCGCTCCAAACGGGGCGCAATCTACGACCGGCACGGCAACCTTGTGGCGTCAAGCCGCTTTGCGGACTCGTTCGCCCTGAACCCTCAGAAGATTGAAGACCCCGAACAGTTCGCCCGCGCCGTGTCCGGGGCGTCGGGGGTGAGTTATGAAACGGTTCTCCGGCGCGCCTCAAAAAAGAAACAGTCTTTCGTGTGGCTGACAAGAACGCCGCCCGAAGATGTCGCGGACAAACTGAGAGCGTTGAAACTTGCCGGGCTGGAGGTCCGCACGGAGCAGAAGAGGATATATCCGCAGGGCCGGCTGATGGGCCCGGTGGTGGGTTTTACCAACATAGATTCGCGCGGAATTGAGGGGCTTGAGTATTCCCTCAACAAGCGCCTTTCCGGCAGGGTCGTCAAAACAATGGTCAGCAGAGACGGCAGGGGCAACCCCATGCTGTTTGACGCCCCCGCCGCCCCCCGGTCAAACGGGGCGGACGTGTTTCTCACGGTGGACTCAAACATTCAGTATGCGGTTGAGGATGAACTCAGAAATGCGGTTGAAAAATTCGGGGCGGACAGCGCGAGCGCGGTGATGATAGAGCCCTCCACGGGACGCATTATTGCCATGGCGTCTCACGACGCCGTGTCCGGAGGGGGGGGAGGGGCGGACGCGCTTGAGTCTGAATCGGACGGCAAACGCCGCCGCGCGGGCATGAGAAACCTTGCCGTGCTGCACGCCTTTGAGCCCGGCTCCATAATGAAGCCCTTCCTTGTGGCCGCCGCCCTTGAGGAGGGGGCGGTGGAGAAGGACACGGTTTTTGACTGCGAGGGGGGAAGCCGCACAATAGGCAACACCACAATACGGGACTCGTCCCCGCACGACCGCCTGACCGTTACCGACACGCTGGTTTACTCAAGCAACATCTGCTCGTCCAAGATAGCGGAGATTCTCGGGGCGAACACGTATCACAGGTATCTGCGGGATTTCG from Candidatus Dadabacteria bacterium encodes:
- a CDS encoding HEPN domain-containing protein, whose amino-acid sequence is MKETTNNQHIVTQSETIQILTEAVKKTKKFHIEIPSKSISCKTLIQSYNEPNKQSDTLPEHNNFYIVGYAKAILSESFLEQLANKLRPLLSQYIDYESDTIGSGLVSLTGGMATPSLIDFTRTLIKASVILGPETVAKVLFGWISGEPIRYKVKVLFKKMLPDEPVNLEGMEIMPLPNTTEELLALIPHSIYNHDGIGKLRNRAILTIDSTIQPALYKPSNRSGIQKKITSSIGDHSYFNLHKNLNNFCNALSLARNACITWDTCWDDLGYLLAFRDNGSFGYGSPRVPSADDYVKVEQHHMTQAWDIYMKLYGLHTKMTILNIATHRWVKSKLSKFNYTDNYIDLRIALEALFLGSSDKGELSFRLATNGAWYLGANPKERCEYFNMFRSIYTLSSKMIHASYRDEVSREDHSILEKTQNACRDGILKRIEEGQEPKWNEVIMGVKQT
- a CDS encoding DNA methyltransferase, with protein sequence MSNTSANFKNRTLFHGDNLDFLRAMNSQSVDLIATDPPFNKGRDFHATPDSLAKGASFQDRWSWKRDVHESWLDQINDDWPQVMEAIENSRKTYGDDMGAFLCFMAVRLIGMRRVLKDSGSIYLHCDPTASHYLKMVMDGIFGRKNFINEVIWHYESGGRAKNFLPKKHDVLFWYAKNHKKKVFNGDAISIPRNECSLCGQKLEKWNNLKKNVDKDGRVYRTIKSAGKEYRYYDDEPVLPSDVWLGINHLQQKDPERTGYPTQKPLALYERIIQASSQKGDMVLDPFCGCATTPIAAERLGRQWVGIDIWKTAHKQVIDRLTQEGLISPEGKKTGLFNKGQIHLIETPPERTDEGETDAPYMVTVKKVYEPEGSRMSRAQMVDFLIEQNGMKCQGCDRTFDDPRYLELDHNTPRADGGINHISNRILLCGPCNKVKSNTLTLSGLRRMNKKNGHMVM
- a CDS encoding Panacea domain-containing protein, producing MAFSERKVAEMAAYFLLKTEKGIMPHLKLMKLLYLSDRECFRQHGFSMSEDKMVSMPYGPVLSETLNLINGVCQSTPNGWDSLISDKENHQVSVDPKVSVDDLLELSRAEIETMDSVWDKFGSMNQWDIVNYTHNHCPEWEDPEGSSRPIELDTLFKALGFSKIQAKALKEQIAEQEAIDRIFSGR
- the murJ gene encoding murein biosynthesis integral membrane protein MurJ; translation: MRETADPGKGALRDWRTVGGLTFASRVAGYGRDVAIAYFLGAGAQSDAFYVAFRIPNLLRRLFAEGMLSAAFIPVFTEKLKTGGPAGAREGFSAVFTALAAAAALTAALGLVFAPQITRLFASGFDAETFSLTTDLLRLVFPYLIFVSVAAVSMGALNSAGHFFAPAIAPLLFNIAFIAALVIFHGSWGDPAIAAGLGVLAGGALQSFINVPFLRLRGLSPGFVNIFKHSALLKTIGALMLPQLFGVAVYNINIIVNTQYASHMDRGTVSYLYFAERLTEFPLGIGAVAIATALLPRLSARAAEGDMDGFREHYGSLLRMTFFVTVPALAALIALAAPICSVLFERGEFTGSDALFSSQALVGYAAGLWAVAGMRVTAPAFFALKDTRTPARIAAVALLVNLALGYLLGFVFGLKHTGLALASSVSAAVNFLLLLSLLRGRVGEATGRGFGVWCVKVAAVSAGAGVMAKVVYEAASPAAPQEVALAAALAVAGAVFVAGAKGLGIEEMGKIAGMVRR
- the rsmH gene encoding 16S rRNA (cytosine(1402)-N(4))-methyltransferase RsmH, giving the protein MKNASFSTDNACCHSPVMLDEVISHLRPERGGLERGGLFVDATVGTGGHSEAIMSSADAGARLVGLDADPDAARASAKRLEPFGDRVSIVNANFSDIENVLEKHGAKGADGIVADLGVSSRQIFAGGRGFSFRADEPLDMRMDTSLKTTAADIVNTAGAKELAAIFRGLGEERFAGAVASAIVKSREKEPVLTARALGLIVSDAIPKKFHPPRTHPATRTFQALRIKVNDEMGALKTFMEKAPALLNAGARLVVISFHSLEDRVVKRAFSFFSSDCVCPPGLPQCGCGKTKTLKVVTKKPVKPSGGEVERNPRARSARVRAAERV
- a CDS encoding penicillin-binding protein — its product is MTGRGRARVGRGGFSRRVRVCLVIFGALFAVVLYRAFDLQFLNTGKAKRWARIQQVDYHTPRSKRGAIYDRHGNLVASSRFADSFALNPQKIEDPEQFARAVSGASGVSYETVLRRASKKKQSFVWLTRTPPEDVADKLRALKLAGLEVRTEQKRIYPQGRLMGPVVGFTNIDSRGIEGLEYSLNKRLSGRVVKTMVSRDGRGNPMLFDAPAAPRSNGADVFLTVDSNIQYAVEDELRNAVEKFGADSASAVMIEPSTGRIIAMASHDAVSGGGGGADALESESDGKRRRAGMRNLAVLHAFEPGSIMKPFLVAAALEEGAVEKDTVFDCEGGSRTIGNTTIRDSSPHDRLTVTDTLVYSSNICSSKIAEILGANTYHRYLRDFGFGLRSGTLLPGEHRGIIAPPRNWGRVGLATIAFGQGVSVNALQMAVAVSAIANGGYMMIPRIVDKIVDAAGNVVFSKKPEARGRVISYDVSRKVADMMRETVERRRGSGRAAGTGWRAAVSGYTVAGKTGTAQIAAPGGGYLENIYTTSFVGFAPARNPLMALVVVVNRPRTKKYGSQVAAPVFSAIAGRTLGMLELSAPASAPEDKPFPAPDLRGKSVRDVARWAFRAGVELRVSGRGFAAAQSPPPGALIKKGEVCEVSFSGGSI